Proteins from a single region of Armatimonadota bacterium:
- a CDS encoding CsbD family protein, giving the protein MNKNRIEGKLDEIKGDVKKKVGAATGNKDLEAEGTLDKVKGAVKEGAGKIQDAVKKH; this is encoded by the coding sequence ATGAACAAGAATCGCATCGAAGGGAAACTTGACGAGATCAAGGGTGACGTCAAGAAGAAGGTCGGAGCAGCCACGGGCAACAAGGACCTCGAGGCCGAGGGAACGTTGGATAAGGTGAAAGGCGCCGTGAAAGAGGGCGCGGGTAAAATCCAGGATGCCGTGAAAAAGCACTAG